A stretch of Lathyrus oleraceus cultivar Zhongwan6 chromosome 6, CAAS_Psat_ZW6_1.0, whole genome shotgun sequence DNA encodes these proteins:
- the LOC127092835 gene encoding RNA polymerase sigma factor sigF, chloroplastic, translated as MESAKTMFCSSPLFTPRIHPWNTLPSSSYTSVLMLREQVAPTVTSWCTSFSAQNFPTSVLLQDQCNEYRPLLHISKKDKTCQATLKTRQMDMVSVQEENDTGNAVQVAHDFRKRLHLLPRLENLLTSSRAGEVDASSTLQNADSLQCNAVSLTRKAFPSSKQAASIAEDLSSIKADEDADNSISSGLASANLAEPSLGRNKTIRSTRHRERRAKERMVPKSKVKVSETQLTGKDAAQEKLHVQKKTNKGLNQNDPLNLFLQSPESKQLLTFEQESQLVVQIQELLRLEELKTSLQSQFGREPTMAEWSEGAGLNIRKLKAQLRHGNRSREKLIQANLRMVHYIAKSYHGRGLNHEDLLQEGRTGLIKSVKKFKPLSGCRFASYAYWWIKQAIKKAIYHHSRTIRLPEKVYNKLSKVLEAKKLYMEEGNINPSREELARRVGISADKVDTLLFVARTPISMQKTVGADTDTTFQEIIADTAIESTDMSVSKQLMRRHVLNILKNLRPKERRIIRLRFGFEDGEQRSLSEIGEIFGFSRERARQLESRALYKLKKCLVGQGLDAYADLLI; from the exons ATGGAATCCGCAAAGACTATGTTTTGCTCCTCTCCACTTTTTACTCCAAGAATTCACCCCTGGAACACTCTTCCTTCATCTTCTTATACTTCTG TTTTGATGCTCCGGGAACAAGTTGCACCAACTGTCACATCATGGTGTACTAGTTTTTCGGCTCAGAATTTTCCTACTTCAGTTCTTTTACAAGATCAGTGTAATGAGTATAGGCCTCTATTGCATATTTCAAAGAAAGACAAGACATGTCAG GCAACATTAAAAACAAGGCAGATGGATATGGTTTCGGTTCAAGAAGAGAATGACACCGGCAATGCTGTTCAGGTGGCACATGACTTCAGGAAGCGCCTGCATCTCTTGCCTCGTTTAGAGAACTT ATTAACTTCCTCACGAGCAGGAGAAGTCGATGCTTCTTCAACTCTACAGAATGCAGATAGTTTGCAATGTAATGCAGTTTCTCTTACTAGGAAAGCTTTTCCTTCCTCGAAACAAGCAGCCTCGATAGCCGAAGACTTGAGTTCGATTAAAGCTGACGAGGATGCTGACAATTCAATTTCTTCTGG TCTAGCCTCTGCCAATTTGGCTGAACCTTCACTTGGAAGAAATAAAACCATAAGATCAACACGGCATCGAGAGAGACGGGCAAAAGAGAGAATGGTACCGAAATCGAAAGTTAAAGTCAGCGAAACTCAGCTTACCGGAAAGGATGCCGCACAGGAAAAGCTTCATGTACAGAAGAAGACAAATAAAGGGTTGAATCAAAACGATCCCTTGAACTTGTTCTTGCAGAGTCCTGAATCAAAACAACTTTTGACTTTTGAACAAGAGTCTCAGTTGGTTGTTCAGATACAG GAGCTATTGAGATTGGAAGAATTGAAGACAAGTCTTCAATCTCAATTTGGAAGGGAACCAACTATGGCTGAATGGTCTGAGGGTGCAGGGCTTAACATTCGGAAACTAAAGGCGCAACTTCGTCATGGTAATAGAAGCAGAGAAAAATTGATTCAAGCAAATTTACGCATGGTACACTACATCGCTAAAAGTTACCATGGACGCGGTCTCAATCATGAGGACTTATTGCAG GAGGGAAGGACAGGTCTCATAAAGAGTGTTAAAAAGTTTAAACCCCTATCCGGGTGCCGATTTGCTAGTTATGCATACTGGTGGATAAAGCAAGCTATAAAGAAGGCAATATATCATCATTCCAGGACAATCCGTCTACCG GAAAAGGTATATAACAAACTTAGCAAGGTATTGGAGGCAAAGAAGTTGTACATGGAAGAGGGAAATATTAACCCAAGCAGAGAAGAATTAGCAAGAAGGGTAGGAATTTCAGCAGACAAGGTTGACACTTTGCTATTTGTTGCAAGAACTCCAATTTCTATGCAGAAAACTGTGGGAGCTGACACAGATACAACTTTCCAG GAGATTATTGCTGACACTGCAATCGAGAGCACGGACATGAGTGTTTCAAAACAGCTTATGAGACGACATGTTCTCAACATTTTAAAAAACTTACGCCCTAAAGAAAGAAGGATAATTCGGCTAAGATTTGGTTTTGAGGATGGAGAACAGAGATCTTTATCAGAAATCGGGGAAATATTTGGTTTCTCTAGGGAAAGGGCCCGTCAGTTGGAGAGTCGGGCACTCTACAAACTCAAGAAGTGTCTTGTTGGTCAAGGACTCGATGCCTATGCAGACTTGCTTATATAG